ttttcaagaaaacatttcttAGTCGCATTATGCTAACTATCAATTAGTAGTACAATATATTACCCATCATATAAGAAATTAGGCGTTTTCGCATCTTGTAGTTGTCCATACCATCAAGATAGTTGTTTTGAGCCTTGACCAATTCCAACTGCCATCAATATTGTTGGCTCTCAATCCAATCCTTATATTGCCCAACAATAAACAATTGTCCCTCGTGATTTTGGTCATGACTCCACCATTTTGGTCGTGACTCCGCCATGCTTTGTTTCACTTACGAGTTATAAgggaggaaacaaagaaaggaaatatgaaaaaaatttctcatcCTTTTGTTTTTTATGTATGCATACGTACAATCGTGCCATTCCTTGGAAATTTGCTCATTCCATACTATTGTGCTATTTTCTCTGAAATTTTCAACAATCATGCGAGCAATAAGAAACTATTTCTAAATAAATGGCACTATCAAAGATATATTGACTTATATATTATAATCATGATGAATCTACAAGGAAGATTACTTGACAAAGAAACGTTGGGGATGAATAATTTTATCTGAACGACTTTTTTAGTGGCATATATTATGTCTTGCACACAGGcaattaaaatttgaatatgGAAGTTGAAGATTAATACCTAATTACCCCGTGTGCTTTTGAATTAAAAGGATGAaaattttgtttccaagaatGGCATTTACACAAGGAGGCGTCACCTAATATTTACATccggctacaatatttcagtttTACTCTAATAGTATCTCGTGGCATTCTTTTAGAGCAAAACTAGAgaaagtattttttttatatatataaactatCATCATTCATTAAATCTGTACTAATAATAGAAATTACATCAACTATACACAGATACAAATAGATTTGAAGAACAAAATTAGATACTACAGATGTGAAAAGTCAAGAGAATATTATACGGTGAAATTCAGAAAATCTTTAAAAGATAAAGGGCTTGTAGTCCCATGATCATCTATCTATGCTTCCAATTGCACCACTTACTTTCTCCTAAATCTGCTAATAAACTGATTCAAATCCAAATGTTAATGTGAAATCTGACAAGATTAATTAAGGAATCTCAATTTGACAATAGAATCTGAGAAAATTTAGATCAATAAGAGAAATATAAACTAACAAAACTCTCATTAGAAATTCTTAGAAAAGAAGAGACTTCGTTAGAAAACTCTACGAGAGAAAGTGTATGTTTCTTGTTATAAATGTTTCACGCAACTTGATAATTTGACTCTCATTTATTATAACAGCCTGATGTGTCTTGCGTATTGGTGTAGTGTGAACATTACTATGGATGCAAAGTTTGATTCGGTAGAGCTAATATAATACATGCGTGGATCGAAATCAAGGACATTATACCATTAGTCAACTATCCAAACTTATTACTAATTAGCGTACAGGTTTGGTGTAGTTGGCAGGCTACCTCTAATATTATATTGTCTGCGACTTTGTCTCCTGAAGATAATCGAGACGGGATCAAATAAAAGTTATTATATCAGGGTTAAGAACTatttccaattatttaccaaaCTAGGTTTTCAAGATTACCAGTGATATGACTTATACTAtactatttcttttttctttttcttttgcattggAGAGCTAAAATCCATAATGATGTAACCAAACTCTTAGAGTCAGAatcaactaattaaaaaaaaatattcaaagtTCCAAAAACTCTAATACATGTCAAAGTTACACAAGAttttttttccatctctttCCACACCTTTTCCACCTCCAATTGGCAGGCATGGTATTTGAACCTTGAATCTAACAGTAGAAAAGATTTTGAGTGCAGTGAGTAGACTAATCTCACAAACAATCGATCAAAACAAGATTCTTCAGTGGTAAGCCTTCAAGTAATTGATGAAATAAGCAGCAGATCTCACAAGATCTTTctcaagaaacaaaattttaaagagTTTTTCCTGTAGTTTAATTTTTAGTAACAAGTAATAGCATATTTTACGAACACAAGGCGTTTGAAGAAGGGAAAGACATTGAACTAAAGTAATTACGTGCAATAAACCATGAAAATTAGGGGCTGAAATTAGAAAACGATTCTTTCGAAGGAAGACAAAAGTATGCGTTAATCCTTAACAGGACACTGACAGCGATTTAGAATAACACTATGCTGCGAAGGATGTCCAAATTTAGTTCCCCACAATTATTAACTTGGCTCATATTTTGCCCCTACCTCTTTTCATAGTCCCTCTGATAGCAAAGATGAATTATCCTCCAACTCAAATCATCAAATATTATAATGCATCTTGAACAAAAAAGGGATCAACTTGTTCCCAAAATTCTTCTCTCTACCTCTCATCTCCTCCAACTTCTCTCTACTTCTTATTCTCTTCTCAAATTGCCTTCTTTTCCACATTCCATTTTTACCTTCTTTTTTAAATAAAGTCTCACCTATGATTTCTTATTGAGGTTCTCTATTTCTCTAAAAAAATTCCTAGTCAGATTTTTCTAGTCCCCTAGGAGTTCTTAGTGCAAgtagttctttttcttttttgttattagatttaaatttatttcaaatttttttatcaGATCTGGAATTCATTTGGACCTTGAGTCTATATCAATAAATCTCATCATCATTATTCGAACTTATTAAAGCAGTTGATTAGTAGATTTAATGATTATTGCAGTGATTTAACTTATTAGAAAACGTTTTCaaatttcttgtctttttcaaatctatttgtaatttttcattttagatctgttatttcttgcattttatCCTACCATTAGTGAAAATTTCTGTGATGTAAAATAAATTATGCTAGACAATTTTCAACAATTTCTTTAATGAAATTCACtttttatgcaaaaaaaaagttgttCCCAAAAGATCAATCTGAGGCTAACAACAAAATCAATCATTCAAGATATTCATAAATAGAAGTAAACTTACTCAAGTAGAAATCTTGTAGGCATGTGTCTTGGCATATTAGTAGAATTTTTAGGTGCTTTCATCAGTTACAGGTTCTAGGTATTTACctaaaatatacatatatatatcataACTATTTTGTTAGGTGTCTTTAAGTGACAAATTGGGATTGAATGTCTCTATTTAGGCCTCAAGGGTCCAAATTGGTTCAGCCCATGTGGCCCTCTAGTTCGACCAATTGATGCTAAGAATCAGCCACGGTACTTTCAAGTTTAGTTGTATGTTCGACAACTCTGTCCCATGCTACAGCATTAATGTTTATGTCATTAAACAAACCAATTGATTATTTAGTACATACACAGAATTGTTGTTCCTATACTCAATTCACCTTTTTCAAGTTTACTAAATATCTTAGGTGAGCTGACGTGGTTTCTTCATGCGTGgattgatgaagaaaatgatCTACCAACATCCTCACTACAACTTGATCAGTAATCTATGCAAGTGTATTGCCCACTTGCTAGAAGATTTCAAGTATTCACGTATATAGTAATCCTCAAATAAATCAATGTATCTTATTAAGACGGTAGGAAATTAAGCTATCTTTTGATCTATTCAAATTTTGTACCGGTCTTAATGCTATTAATTATGTCCTTGGATAAGTGATGTTTGCTGAACTTCTTATCTAGCATCTTATTCTATTCGTACATTTCCTTTTGTTTGATCTTCCACGGATATGAATGATTCAAATTTCAACGTATATCAAGTTGTTGAAAAGCTTGCTATATGTGCCCTGCTATAAATTCTTATCATCCTTGATTTTTTTATTCCACGCGCTTGGTAAAATACAAATAATGGACATGGTTAAATCTCAAGAAAACTTAAATAGATCATAGGTAAAAAGAATTCTAAAAACTTATATTTCATCTTCCTTTACTAGATGGTCTTGGTTGTCAGAAAATAATGTGCATCGAAAACTTGAGGGATATGGGGTTCAAGTTTCAATCCTCAATATAAATTTTGGacaatgtatatatgtatgtatacatttatatacatgtatatgtgTGTGCAAACTGTATATGTATCATGCATGCAATAGCTCAATTATCAGCATTCCATTGCTGCCGTCCTTTCTGCCTTGTGGCTTGTACATTCTAAATTGATGTACCAAAATCCAGCATGCGTCCATCGATCCCGCAACCAGATGAGTTTATACTTAAGCTTTGCGACATTATGCTAATGTTCATTATCTTTTCCACTAAAAGAGGTTAGAAATTGCTGGActtaaaaatttcaaatcttAATGGTGTTGATGCTTTGTTTAAACTCCTTTCGTAAGCTAATTCTGACTTAGACTTTGTCTTAATTCTTTGATACTTGTAGCTTTCTCTTAACAACTCAGCGATAAGAAGTTTCAACACAACTACCGATTAGGTTTTGGAAAATTGCACCATCTCTTGCTATAAATAGCTATCATCATTAACTTGTGTTCTCACAAGCATAGCTAACATAAGATATCGGAGATGGCTAAATCTCAATTTAGCTGCGCAACCTTCTTTGCCCTGCTCATCTGCTTCCTCCTCCTCGTACCAAATAGTAAGTTGTAGCTAGTCTTTAGTAAGAGAGTTTACACTTCCATAGTCTTAAATGGTGAACACATGCATAGAATGGCGTATATTTGTACATTCCCAAAGTTTTAATTATTTGTCTCTACCTCTCTCTTAGTTAGAGAACTTCGAGTACAACAAACAGAAATGGTTGTCACTAGCAATGAATTAGAATAGTTATAAGTGTGTATCATGTATATGTACACTCACAATCAAAATTTTATGAACTAATTTGTATTACATATGCGCCGTATGCTTTTCAATAAATGTTTTTGCTTAAAGTTTTGCCCTGTATTCTGCTTTTGAATTTTCTCTCTCGCTTTCTAATTTCTCGTGACATGTAATTATACTGCAAATATACATGTATAGTGTTGTGAATAACAATACATGTGgcataaaaatagaaaatgggATAAAGATTGACACAAAAAATGACATAGAGGAACTATGCCCTATAATACTAACAAACACCTATCCCTTAGGTGGACGGGCTAGATCCCTGATATATACCATACACTTTGGACTAACTCTAATGTTTTGCTCTCTCTTTTGCTTTGTTTCATGCAGAGATGCCAATGGCTGAAGCTACATTTTGCAAGAGGCCTGCCAAGAACTGGTCCGGGGATTGTTCCTCTGACAGGTGCTACAATTATTGCAAGTACACAGAGCATGTTTACTCCGGAGAATGTATTTGGACTGGCAGTGGTCAGCATCGTTATCATGCTTGCTACTGTGTCTACAACTGTTGAAAGCCTACTATTTTCTGCAATTTGCACCGTACTTTGTATTCAAATAAAGGCGAACAATTCACTAGAATTGCATATGTGCCGCCaatagttgtttttttttttcaaattaaattttGGTCTTTTATTGGAAAAGCAAAATAAACACAGGAGGGGGACATGGACCTTACCTCCAAATAATACCAAGAAGCAAATGCTAGAGAAGGAGTAGGGAAGTATTCCCTTTACATCATTTGCTCTTACATTTTCTAATTGAAGGCAGGCCTATTTTATCTAACCGAAACGCTCCACGAGATGTCATAGGGAGGTCTAAAAACTGAAGATACGTTGTATCGAAACCTTGATCACACCCCACGTTAGATAAACAATCAGCAACTTGATTAGTTTCTCGAAAGCAATgaaaaaattcaacaaaattagACGATAACCTTAGAAGGTGCTTAACCTCTGTAAGAACACTCCATGGACAACTAGATATCTGTTTTAGGAAATGAACAAGAACCAAAGAATCCACTTCAATGTGCAAGTTAATATAACCACGAGAAAGACACAGCTTAACCCCAAAGAGAAGAGTGCGCGTCTCAGCTTGAATGCTGGTTCCATTTCCAAAAAATGGGGAAAAAGCGAGCAGGAAATTGCCTTCATCATCACGCAAAATCCCACCGCCACCTGCCCTCCCTGGGTTACCTCTTGAGCAGCCATCAGTATTAAGTTTAAATACACCCAAAGGTGGCCGACACCACCTTACAATCTTAAATGAAGCTGTCCGATTAAGAGAAGAGAGCGAAGAACAAAACTGCATCCATGTTGAGGAAAGGAACGGGTGCTCAGGGAATTGCAACCTAAAGAGGTTTTTCACCTCTTCAAAAACAAACTCACAAATAGCAACATGAGAAAGAATTTTCCCTTCGAAACGTGCTAAATTTCTGGATTTCCAAATATTCCAGCAAATCAGAGAAGGTATAATAAAATGTACAAATGCAAGAAAACCATTCCTGCTTGCGCTATACCACCAACCCGCAATATATGCACGAACCGAACAACCCAAATTCAGCACGCCTGAAGCAGAGCCAAAGAAATTCCAAACATATACCGCTACCTGTCCATTACAAAAAACATGGTCCATAGATTCAACATTTGCCTAAACGCAACAAAAACACTTTGATGGTCCAGAAATACCGAGTTTGCATATTGTCGAATCCAATGGTAATCGATTTCTCAACAAGCGAATGAGAAAAACAGACACCTTCAGAGGAAGTTGTGGATACCAAATTTTTGTAAACATAAATGACCGTTGCATATGTGATCTCACCAGGTTAAACGCTGAGCATAGTGTGAAAGTTCCAGATTGAGAAGGAGCCCAAATCATCAAATCTTCCACTCCATGCTCAATTTgagggagagagagtgtttgtATCTCATTGATGATAGATGAAGGGACCCATAAACTCAGTAACCGAAAATTCCACCCGCCATctgacgtgcgcggagtatacatatacaattaagctcatcctaatcaagttttacatttataaactcctaaataccccacacgcgatttatcgcaagtatacgaatcgtgagcgagtatagggtattaagggtcgatcccacaaggaagattgcaattaccggtactactaaagcttctctattatttagactatcaatgaattataacaaattaaagcctactgaaattatacaagaaaataacaaatgaaagctccttaggttgtggtatccctaactactcatgcaagtgttatatttggatcattgagtactacatctaggctagttatggatgtaatttccttatgcatttgaatcctactttcgtagtgaatcaattatacttataactaatccatacctattctcatggttatgaaattagctacaagttcatttcttcaatgaaattacatgaaatgaatcactaaaaaccacataagtgcacctctactttcgtgagtgtactccctatgtttagcacttcttgaactagtgttaaatctcaattttcattgcagaaacaacaccttaaataatcacaatcaatggtaccagattaatcatgatttaaagagctaaagtgctaaataacttgctcaaatcatagcagtcaaataaccaaataataaacactaacaattatagaaagttcaaccaaacccaaggtataaactttagaaacacataatgaacacaaaatccagaacttgtatattaactaaatttggaatcaaatacaaaagataaagagtttggaaggaatacaacccttgtcacatgagctttcttccttgccttcttcatcctccatcttcatcctaatctagataataaacaagaatggaaaagctacactactctatactaagctaaactaacactaggaagatgaaagagctacatttctgcaacttcaagctctcccgtagctcactctctatttttcttctatgaactccaatctccttttttgcaatgaatttggctatttaatgatgaaaggtggtcaagaaatgaggattacatctcccttttacagctgggaatgtttctcacatgtctagcatccaatgtgagttggtggaggtgaaattgagttttacgcgtacagagcagccttttctgaccagtgatccgagctgctacagtacctcggatccgtatggatccgagctcggatccactaacccagaaacaaccgagggttcggatgaatagtggatccgagtgtggatcacttgctctgtttttggcccaatttcaaccaatcttttcttgatgttagaggctgaaccagctcatgtctaaaacacgaaagttgtagccttttgagttatctttctaatgcatcaagaatcacctcatttggatctgtgtaggctgagatatgactgaaatacccttgcctgctcattgccctgttccagcttcgaccagtagaaatttgctattgtaattcggcattttgacctggaaaaccttcaaactggatttagatgtcttcaccaaagttgtagatctatctcttatcttcaaatgggttcaagaatcatcccaatccgatcattgtaactcaagttatagccgaaatacgaaaatgtgtcaaaactgtcaaaatacacaaaatccaagtaaaaagtgataaaaacctcatttaatcacttaaaagcatttttcaccaattatagccaaaatgattcatattcttccaataatataaccaaagtgactaaaaataatataaaatgtcatacaattattacgtaaattagtcacttatcaccATCAATAAAAAAATCAGACACTTTATGATCCGAAACACTCCCTAATCGCAAAGCCAGAGGTCCTGATCCTAACCAATTATCGAACCAGAAATTGGAGCTCCCAGAATGAACAATGAAGGTTATATGTTGTTCAGCAATTTCCCGCACATGTAACATCCTGTGCCACGTATAAGAGGCCCCTGCCGAGTCAACAACCATACCTGGGTGCGCACGGTGATAACTTAATCACTGCTCAGTACGGTGCTGTCTGTGTTATCATAGGTGAGATCACATATGCAACGGTCATTTATGTTTACAAAAATTTGGCATTCACGACTTCCTCTAAAGGTGTCTGTTTTTCTCATTCACTTGTTGAGAAATCGATTACCACTGGATTCAACAATATGCAAACTCGGTATTTCTGGACCATCGAAGTGTTTTTGTTGCGTTCAGGTAAATGTTGAATCTATGGACCATGTTTTTTGCAATGGACAGGTAGCGGTATATGTTTGGAATTTCTAATAACGTACGGTGCTGTCTGTGTTATCATTGAAAAATCACTGCTCAGTGATAACTTAATCAGTCTATCCATGTGTGTCTGTTGCGATCTGTCTTGTATTCATTTAAATATAAATGGACTACCTCTGTCCAAGTATAAGGGTCATCTTCTGTGATTTCAACTTGTTATGAGTACATGTGATTATTATGTTTGGACTCTGATAAACACCAAAAAATATCTGCTAAAGAATTGGATGCAAAAAAAACAAGtctaatgaaaaaaaaaagaaagtcatATGCACAACCAATATTCTccatgaaaaacaaaaaataaacacTGATTGAGAGATAAAAATTGGCCTTGAAAATCTTGCACTCCCTATGTGCCATATTtgaggtttttttttgttttttgaaaatcaaactttttaagaaaaaaaatgtaattattAAGTTTGAATGTACTGATTTTGGATGAACCTTAAACATGGCTCTCACATGGAGTGTAGTGGCACGCAAAAGGTAATTTTTTCAAATGGTAAAATGGAAAGTTGTGTTGATTTTGAAAAGATGACCCTTTGTTTCGAATATCCAAAAGGTGAAAACATGACACTAAAAA
The Coffea eugenioides isolate CCC68of unplaced genomic scaffold, Ceug_1.0 ScVebR1_2789;HRSCAF=3884, whole genome shotgun sequence genome window above contains:
- the LOC113757159 gene encoding defensin-like protein 18 produces the protein MAKSQFSCATFFALLICFLLLVPNKMPMAEATFCKRPAKNWSGDCSSDRCYNYCKYTEHVYSGECIWTGSGQHRYHACYCVYNC